A genomic stretch from Plasmodium brasilianum strain Bolivian I chromosome 9, whole genome shotgun sequence includes:
- a CDS encoding autophagy-related protein 23, which yields MEAKNGVEKWKPKMGKKMGAKNGVEKWKPKMGKKMGAKITTKMGKKMGDKMGKKMGAQMRINSFIAK from the coding sequence ATGGAAGCCAAAAATGGGGTAGAAAAATGGAAGCCAAAAATGGGGAAGAAAATGGGAGCCAAAAATGGGGTAGAAAAATGGAAGCCAAAAATGGGGAAGAAAATGGGAGCCAAAATAACAACCAAAATGGGTAAGAAAATGGGAGATAAGATGGGGAAGAAAATGGGAGCCCAAATGAGGATCAACAGTTTTATAGCAAAATAa
- a CDS encoding 40S ribosomal protein S18, which yields MSLQIIDNNDFQHILRILNTNVDGKEKVTIALTAIKGIGKRMASVICRQANVNPTKRAGELTAEEINNIVHIMNAPSQFKIPDWFLNRRKDVKDGKNLHVIANQLDSYLREDLERMKKIRLHRGLRHHWGLRVRGQHTKTTGRRGRTVGVSKKKGA from the exons ATGTCTTTACAAATAATCGATAACAACGATTTTCAGcatattttaagaattttgAATACGAATGTTGATggtaaagaaaaagtaaCCATTGCCTTAACTGCTATTAAAGGTATTGGAAAGAGAATGGCTAGCGTAATATGCAGGCAGGCAAATGTTAACCCAACAAAAAGAGCAGGGGAATTAACAGCAGAAGAAATTAACAAC ATTGTTCACATTATGAATGCCCCCTCTCAATTCAAAATTCCAGACTGGTTTTTGAATAGAAGGAAAGATGTAAAAGACGGAAAGAATTTACATGTTATAGCAAATCAGCTAGATTCCTATTTACGTGAAGATTTagaaagaatgaaaaaaattagattACACAGAGGTTTACGTCACCACTGGGGATTAAGAGTGCGCGGTCAGCACACCAAAACAACGGGAAGAAGGGGAAGAACTGTTGGTGTATCCAAAAAGAAAGGAGCGTAA
- a CDS encoding autophagy-related protein 7 — MDTSNHPNARSLREFDIHNPAEIEGVQILKHCYNEFKIDISFFIKLHEKKTNVYKLKSDYVNLISSTYVNKTKTMHKYNRTQENATITELEYPHIYVSTVEVNKKSFTGDEKYIEKEEEKIERGIGEVVKEAGEGVKEAGEGSEETMEEVKENYIAQMHRSRREIKINRYNKKYLGVLLNFNTLEEFLNAKRNEHINYALNDIRSYLKEHNCVERSKEGRKEESIYDDSFWEYKAGELNFFEKINKYLILSYLDLKTFICYYSIANPIIKPDEDYKLITPFERIFFYIDSRTLYLNNDKRGFNITDLLYLSYNIDTYFDNFKMFIKSNIFLLLKFDSNNNTIRKFNYTQYYSTCLYNMCLYTNGRAVRSKREKEFYQINNFKKLFEYLSSINWGKGNRGHMNEWKKEEWKKRKEEGEEKREDNCVSELCQNLDMVILPITCLSELKEDIKNSKDRVLKNIKKDIFDLYICVIDPNYTHNSLGWDFRNFLYFFSKKYELYNFEIDLLAFRDLSLLSDECVCKFNMEKELLWIYPIHNIRGVNTNNRDYTSPYVSNICKVNYTNINKNNSNGCINEYSTMKKEECKDRESIHTNNSIFVCMNMDDIDKSLIGKTTGNTSSFNDNTNVCNGITCNTATAIDSNATKAFEIINEKKPLVKYFLNSSIFKIKFPNKHSFEEGPKKLNFSRDEKCTYGDTDIRSINLMTNCSFECTAKLDLSVNTKLENREKSKDKNTSSCSILISSNSNKHIMRNNSKYEIISGWKTYEKVIHGTKKQSIIYVINLNDFLNKNTIQRISVELNIKLIKWKILKDLKFEKIKKLKILIIGLGTLGCMVARNCVSWGIQNFTFIDNARVSYSNVSRQYLYTIADAERYGNLGEYKCIAAKNNLLKISPDINITAKVMDIPMPGHLNYLKDKNIENKMKELDELIENHDVVFLLTDSKESRYFPCLLIAEKQYNCLKEIRKIVTHDTPKQVVHSDTTSDTNTHIAYTDHVTYTYHTNVYKKSGLSNEGNFDRNTFYNNILTNVKKLPKMPPLGITVAIGFDSFLVLRHSFLYFKAACYFCNDMHSPSDSLTYRTLDEKCTVTRSGISTISSAMSTELLISLTQHPLYFFAPHSDQDQYIYNYDSNNKSVNNDETKKTNLSNSFISCLGATPHILTFNLANFSIKKLFSHAFEKCLCCSENVISLYQEDKMDFIKNVISDSLVLERVTNIGQLKVQENDVILLD; from the exons ATGGATACCTCCAACCACCCAAATGCACGTAGTTTGAGGGAGTTTGACATACATAACCCAGCAGAAATAGAAGGGGtccaaattttaaaacactGCTACAACGAATTTAAAATAGacatatcattttttataaaattgcaTGAAAAGAAAACGAATGTTTATAAGTTAAAGAGTGATTACGTTAATTTGATTTCaagtacatatgtaaataaaacaaaaacaatgCATAAGTATAATAGAACTCAGGAAAATGCAACTATAACGGAATTGGAATACCCTCATATTTATGTGAGTACAGTAGAGGTTAACAAAAAGTCATTTACTGGCGATGAGAAATACATagaaaaagaggaagaaaaaatagaaagagGAATAGGGGAAGTAGTAAAAGAAGCGGGGGAAGGAGTGAAAGAAGCAGGGGAAGGATCTGAAGAAACCATGGAGGAAGTGAAAGAAAACTATATTGCACAAATGCATAGGAGTCGAAGagagataaaaataaacagatataacaaaaaatatttgggAGTTTTGTTAAACTTCAATACGTTagaagaatttttaaatgctAAAAGGAATGAGCATATTAACTATGCCTTGAATGATATAAGGTCATATTTAAAAGAGCATAATTGTGTCGAAAGAAGTAAGGAAGGTAGAAAGGAGGAGAGTATATATGATGACTCTTTTTGGGAATATAAAGCAGgtgaattaaatttttttgaaaaaataaacaaatactTGATATTGAGTTACTTGGACTTAAAAACGTTCATATGTTACTATAGTATAGCAAATCCTATTATAAAACCTGATGAAGATTATAAGTTAATAACACCATTtgaaagaatatttttttacatagaTTCAAGAACattgtatttaaataatgataagAGAGGGTTTAACATTACAGATTTGCTTTATTTGTCCTATAATATTGATAcatattttgataattttaaaatgttcataaaatctaatatatttcttttactcAAATTtgacagtaataataatactattcGTAAATTTAACTATACACAATATTATAGCACATGTTTATACAACATGTGCTTGTACACTAACGGTAGAGCCGTTCGCAGTAAAAGAGAGAAAGAATTTTACCAAATAAATAACTTTAAAAAGTTGTTTGAATATTTGTCTAGCATCAATTGGGGGAAAGGAAATAGGGGCCACATGAATGAATGGAAGAAAGAGGAATGGAAAAAACGGAAGGAGGAAGGGGAGGAGAAACGGGAGGATAACTGCGTTAGTGAACTGTGTCAAAACCTCGATATGGTAATCCTCCCCATAACCTGCTTAAGCGAGTTGAAAGAAGACATCAAAAATTCAAAAGATAgagtattaaaaaatattaaaaaggatatttttgatttatacatatgtgtgatTGACCCCAATTACACACATAATTCTTTGGGTTGGGACTTTAGAaacttcttatattttttttcaaaaaaatacgaattatataatttcgAAATAGATTTATTAGCTTTTAGAGACCTTTCTTTATTATCTGACGAATGTGTGTGTAAATTTAATAtggaaaaagaattattatgGATATATcctatacataatataaggGGGGTAAATACAAATAACAGAGATTATACATCTCCCTACGTGTCAAACATTTGCAAAGTGAATTATaccaatataaataaaaacaattcaAATGGATGCATAAATGAATACTCTAcgatgaaaaaagaagagtgTAAAGATAGAGAATCCATACACACAAATAACAGTATTTTTGTTTGTATGAACATGGACGATATTGATAAGTCCCTTATTGGTAAAACTACTGGAAATACTTCTTCATTTAATGATAATACGAATGTGTGTAATGGGATTACATGTAATACTGCTACTGCAATAGATTCAAACGCAACTAAGGCATTcgaaattataaatgaaaagaaaccACTggttaaatatttcttaaattcgtctatatttaaaattaagttTCCAAACAAGCACAGTTTTGAAGAGGGACCAAAGAAACTTAATTTCAGCAGAGATGAAAAATGTACCTATGGAGATACCGACATTAGAAGTATAAACCTAATGACAAATTGTTCCTTTGAATGTACTGCAAAATTAGATTTATCAGTTAATACAAAATTGGAAAACAGGGAAAAGAGTAAGGATAAAAACACATCATCTTGCTCCATTTTGATTTCATCCAACTCGAATAAGCATATTATGAGGAACAATTCGAAGTATGAAATAATATCAGGCTGGAAAACTTATGAAAAAGTAATACatggaacaaaaaaacaaagcataatttatgttataaatTTGAACGAtttcttaaataaaaatacaattcaAAGAATATCTGtagaattaaatataaaattgataaaatggaaaattttaaaagatttaaaatttgaaaaaattaaaaaattgaaaatattaattataggACTAGGTACATTAGGTTGCATGGTTGCTAGAAACTGTGTATCTTGGGGAATACagaattttacatttattgaCAATGCACGTGTCTCTTATTCTAATGTAAGTAGACAGTACTTATATACCATTGCAGATGCAGAACGGTATGGCAATTTGGGTGAGTATAAATGTATTGCtgctaaaaataatttattaaaaatttcacCTGACATAAATATTACTGCTAAGGTTATGGATATTCCTATGCCGGggcatttaaattatttaaaggataaaaatatagagaataaaatgaaagaattaGACGAGTTAATTGAAAATCATGACGtggtttttttattaacggATTCAAAAGAATCGAGATATTTTCCATGTCTCTTAATAGCAGAAAAGCAATACAACTGTTTGaaagaaataagaaaaattgtaACACATGATACCCCCAAACAAGTAGTCCATTCGGATACTACTTCCGATACTAATACTCATATTGCATATACAGACCATGTTACCTATACATATcatacaaatgtatataaaaagagtGGTTTATCAAACGAAGGCAATTTTGATAGGAacacattttataataatattcttaccaatgtaaaaaaattaccgAAAATGCCTCCCCTAGGTATAACAGTAGCTATTGGATTTGATTCCTTTCTTGTTCTAAgacattcatttttatattttaaagctGCTTGTTATTTCTGCAATGATATGCATTCTCCATCCGATTCGTTAACTTACAGAACGTTGGATGAAAAATGTACCGTCACTAGGAGCGGAATAAGCACTATTAGTAGTGCCATGTCTAcagaattattaatatccTTAACTCAACATCCTCTCTATTTTTTTGCCCCACACTCAGACCAAGAtcagtatatttataactatGACAGTAACAACAAATCTGTAAATAATGATGAAACTAAAAAAACGAACCTTTCAAATTCATTCATTTCCTGTTTGGGTGCCACTCCTCATATACTTACATTCAATTTAGCAAATTTTTCGATCAAAAAGCTGTTTAGCCATGCATTTGAAAAATGCCTGTGCTGTTCGGAGAACGTTATTTCACTTTATCAAGAAGACAAAATGGACTTCATCAAAAAT gttATTAGTGATAGTCTAGTACTAGAAAGAGTTACAAATATAGGTCAATTAAAAGTACAGGAAAATGATGTAATTCTCCTGGACTAA
- a CDS encoding mediator of RNA polymerase II transcription subunit 21, which yields MINNFISPQTNDPIKKLQNLLNNCLHSIIDVLSNLSYKGELKELQIVSSESSEYAHFVNLLKEWEKERKGTIEGGTQELNSVFNDKVKEDMNAKMNEDTNDKMKDEVNEGNKSDGKKEHPLYEDKENEKSYFIKSNFEVSLEEEILDRAERMNLILKIIDACIDELPDSLMIEEEKCREMKMLQKKKDDSKEELKNLYNEYNYIYNYVTSNLRDFIINMEQ from the exons ATgattaataatttcatatcTCCTCAAACAAACGATCCCATTAAAAAACTCCAAAATTTGCTGAACAATTGCTTACATTCAATaata gATGTTCTTAGTAATTTATCGTACAAAGGTGAACTGAAGGAATTACAAATTGTGTCCAGTGAGTCTAGCGAATATGCCCATTTTGTGAATTTGCTAAAAGAATgggaaaaagaaaggaagGGAACTATCGAGGGAGGAACACAGGAATTAAATAGCGTATTTAATGACAAAGTGAAGGAGGATATGAATGCCAAAATGAACGAGGACACGAATGACAAAATGAAGGACGAAGTAAATGAAGGGAATAAATCAGATGGCAAAAAGGAACACCCTCTCTATGAAGacaaagaaaatgaaaaaagctATTTTATCAAATCAAATTTCGAAGTATCGTTAGAGGAGGAGATTTTAGATAGGGCGGAAAGaatgaatttaattttaaaaataatagatgCCTGCATTGATGAACTACCCGACTCATTAATGATAGaa gaagaaaaatgtAGGGAAATGAAGATgctgcaaaaaaaaaaagacgacTCAAaggaagaattaaaaaacttgtataatgaatataactatatttataattacgTTACCAGTAACTTAAGAGACTTTATCATTAATATGGAACAATAA
- a CDS encoding WD repeat-containing protein, translating to MNISKGAFSRDGMMHNVVEKQKENEKMHVNKLNELEEEIIKNEYTSVLEKELLLRNANYKKDISFLKVHLGGNIIKNRPILSKKNILYASSESGILLIDLGRKKKKRIVTSFLIDKMFYFYDKKDKEEYLILKSYNNYIYVYRITNKIFHFIKKFFIKNLFYINSFGKNGELCFSTWEFCDGKMYMNFFLLRFIFNYEKDMHNLQANLLLNEEKKKEENEENKENKKDRKKKSSSMVAPPSHVTYTFSSDSEMDYNMKLYPKELAENRSFEEKGQKKVEGKNWTNVAYEMGGKINEVMNVPVSAYTVREREKASSLGFSTKLYITAKLKIKPILKIKYIYFSMIDMNSSLSKLVLANNNIIVIYDIVKKWYNIIYYKDYISSIKISDDNFLCIGFVTGYIYILLFEELIMLDSKDNKGTKGRGRLTMREPLHATKDCASFIYNLSSLSNLFPHLATFEVDYISNMVHRSTTEGESAPEIFSKKEETQQRIFEKNLMDDDEFTCVKNIPYIDFHLSSEKVINMQKVNLIKYSWHSHSVYNITIDEKKVISCGEEAVILFYDINNGSYEFISHLGSPCYYVYVNKKKNLIICSSLDNNILCINYNHRLFFYKHYGINMPLSLRNLYSNYSSIYLNIRNSFNIFAKQINDTYNYGTTRGSDRGRDRTKESRQTKERVHMPSVCEVSIEGEGGPEALLEYNMEEEKNKQKQKEKSNFDIFNNDSSENCLANSEEGDDDQSDYDENTEGDEEENVEEEIIQLDRGDKDGVQEGGVEEDSLLEEGIEFCTSEEEVNIRGKNLNGEITRVNTLEGKRKIRKRQNPIMTFEHIQKELEKKIYNHTNVENSLYRNYQICFYCDSNKGLIFCFLTTFSNLQLYNIEKDRHVKFLCPLKTIYKSRTDAEKVNDLELILFSFNHSRNVLMTIEKRNYLMDEVSYSLSESVLMQTLYTFKFWRLINNLEYINVYEYTITCDSLNNVESKICIEEENIHIQGKHENNYDVEKYKMILSHPFLSLFLVLEYSGMITFYCLENSEHVFEKCIYEEQDIDVFDIYEDKYVYVPKGCNVRDLYRHDPQECVSAGGEVEKGRNGNENWRRGNGSWGRGNGSWGRGNGSWGRGNGSWGRGNGSWRRGNGSWGRGNVNWGDGTGTDNPVESTDTGKDKKITIIKNVNYNNHKILQGAISEDGKILCICHDNFISIWNTITIKTLAIINHPLYTSLNDYIFNLYKGIETIQTQDGSIYMCFYSFDTIFIYSLHQFHFKYQKKFKGIIEYVKFDKYTSCMFLAIGITRRFKNIEKNNSSFIIQENYLYEFNPTYLKKKKLFYSSQNKPIIALDFAPLNSKKNEILSNYQKSTILVSLNSKFQISTFYFNNYPYFMQLR from the coding sequence ATGAACATAAGCAAAGGTGCCTTTAGCAGAGATGGTATGATGCACAATGTTGTTGAAAAGCAAAAagagaatgaaaaaatgcatgtgaacaaattaaatgaacTTGAAGAAgagataattaaaaatgaatacacGAGTGTATTAGAAAAGGAATTATTACTAAGAAAtgcaaattataaaaaagatatcAGTTTTTTAAAAGTGCATTTAGGAggtaatataattaaaaatagacCAATACTaagtaaaaagaatattttatatgctaGTAGTGAAAGcggtatattattaatagatttagggaggaaaaaaaagaaaagaatagtAACATCATTTCTCATAGATAagatgttttatttttatgataaaaaagataaagaagaatatttaattttgaaaagttataataactatatttatgtatatcgtattacaaataaaatttttcatttcattaaaaaattttttataaaaaatttattttatataaatagctTTGGTAAAAATGGGGAGCTCTGTTTTTCTACATGGGAGTTTTGTGATGGTAAGATGTAcatgaacttttttttattaagatttatttttaactacGAAAAAGACATGCACAATTTGCAAGCCAATTTACTATTAAATGAAGAGAAGAAGAAGGAAGAGAATGAGGAGAACAAAGAGAACAAGAAAGATCGGAAAAAAAAGTCAAGCAGCATGGTTGCACCTCCAAGTCATGTCACTTATACATTTTCTTCTGATTCTGAAATGGATTATAATATGAAGCTTTATCCAAAAGAATTAGCAGAGAATAGAAGTTTTGAAGAAAAGGGGCAGAAGAAAGTGGAGGGAAAAAATTGGACAAACGTCGCGTACGAAATGGgtggaaaaataaatgaagtaATGAATGTACCAGTGAGTGCATATACAGTACGAGAGCGAGAAAAAGCAAGCAGTTTAGGATTCAGCACAAAGTTGTACATTACGGCCAAGTTGAAAATAAAACCcatactaaaaataaaatatatttatttctccATGATTGACATGAACAGTAGTTTGAGTAAACTAGTTTTGgcaaataataacataatcgttatatatgatattgttaaaaagtggtataatattatttattataaggACTATATATcatcaataaaaataagtgatgataattttttatgcattGGGTTCGTTACAggttatatatacatactgtTATTTGAAGAGTTAATAATGTTGGACAGTAAAGATAATAAAGGGACTAAAGGAAGAGGAAGATTGACAATGCGCGAACCATTACATGCAACTAAAGATTGTGCTAGCTTTATTTATAACTTATCCTCCTTATCAAATTTATTTCCACATTTAGCGACATTTGAAGTAGATTATATAAGTAACATGGTACATCGTAGCACAACAGAGGGAGAAAGTGCACCagaaattttttcaaaaaaggaGGAAACTCAACAGcgcatttttgaaaaaaatctAATGGATGATGACGAGTTTACTTGCGTAAAGAACATCCCATATATTGATTTCCATCTAAGCAgtgaaaaagtaataaatatgcaaaaagtaaatttgataaaatatagttGGCATAGTCAttctgtatataatataacaatagatgaaaaaaaagtgatATCATGTGGAGAGGAAgctgtaatattattttatgatataaaCAATGGAtcatatgaatttatatcaCATTTAGGTTCACCATGttattatgtttatgtaaataaaaagaaaaacttaATTATTTGCAGTTCTTTAgataacaatattttatgtataaactATAATCAtcgcctttttttttataagcaCTATGGAATAAATATGCCCTTATCACTCAGGAATTTATATTCCAATTATTcaagtatttatttaaacatCAGAAATAGCTTTAACATTTTTGCAAAACAGATAAATGACACGTACAATTATGGAACTACGAGGGGTAGCGATAGGGGTAGAGATAGAACTAAGGAAAGTAGACAGACAAAGGAGAGGGTACATATGCCATCCGTTTGTGAGGTGTCCATAGAAGGAGAAGGTGGTCCTGAAGCATTGCTTGAATACAACATGGAAGAGGAGAAGAATAAGCAGaagcaaaaagaaaagtCAAATTTTGACATTTTTAACAACGATTCTTCAGAAAATTGTCTTGCTAATAGTGAAGAGGGCGATGACGACCAGTCGGATTATGATGAAAACACGGAAGGGGATGAAGAGGAGAATGTAGAGGAGGAAATAATACAGTTGGACAGAGGGGATAAAGACGGGGTGCAGGAAGGCGGAGTAGAGGAAGATTCACTGCTAGAGGAAGGAATAGAGTTTTGCACAAGTGAAGAGGAGGTCAACATACGGGGAAAGAACTTGAATGGTGAGATTACAAGAGTGAATACCTTAGaaggaaagagaaaaataagaaaaagacaAAACCCTATTATGACCTTTGAACATATACAAAAGGAGCtcgaaaagaaaatatacaatCACACAAATGTAGAGAATAGTTTATACAGGAATTAtcaaatatgtttttattgcGATTCAAACAAaggattaattttttgtttcttaacaactttttcaaatttacagttatataatattgaaaaagataggcatgtaaaatttttatgtcctttaaaaactatatataaaagtagaaCAGACGCAGAAAAAGTAAATGACTTggaattaattttattttcgttTAATCATAGCAGAAATGTATTAATGACTATTGAAAAGAGAAATTATTTGATGGATGAAGTTAGTTACTCTTTATCCGAATCTGTTCTTATGCAAACGTTGTACACTTTCAAGTTCTGGCGTCTTATTAACAATTTAGAATACATAAATGTGTATGAGTACACTATTACATGTGACTCTTTAAATAATGTTGAAAGCAAAATATGTATAGAAGAAGagaacatacatatacaaggAAAACacgaaaataattatgatgtagaaaaatataaaatgattttAAGTCATCCCTTCTTAAGTCTCTTCCTTGTGTTAGAATACAGTGGCATGATAACTTTCTACTGTTTAGAAAATAGTGAGCATGTCTTTGAAAAGTGTATATATGAGGAACAGGATATAGAcgtttttgatatatatgaggacaagtatgtatatgtaccaAAGGGGTGTAACGTTCGTGACTTGTACAGACATGACCCACAAGAATGTGTTTCCGCTGGTGGAGAAGTGGAGAAGGGGAGAAACGGTAATGAAAATTGGAGAAGAGGAAATGGAAGTTGGGGAAGAGGAAATGGAAGTTGGGGAAGAGGAAATGGAAGTTGGGGAAGAGGAAATGGAAGTTGGGGAAGAGGAAATGGAAGTTGGAGAAGAGGAAATGGAAGTTGGGGAAGAGGCAATGTCAATTGGGGGGACGGTACCGGCACCGACAATCCCGTGGAAAGCACGGATACGGGAAAGGACAAAAAAATCACAATAATTAAAAACGTGAATTATAACAACCATAAGATTTTGCAAGGTGCGATAAGTGAGGACgggaaaatattatgtatatgtcatgataattttattagCATTTGGAATactataacaataaaaacattaGCAATAATAAATCATCCTTTATATACATCATTGAATGACTACATATTTAACTTGTACAAAGGGATAGAAACAATACAAACGCAAGACGgttcaatatatatgtgcttcTATTCATTTGATACAATTTTCATTTACTCATTACACCAGTTTCATTTTAAGTATCAGAAAAAATTCAAAGGAATAATAGAATATGTAAAGTTTGATAAATACACCTCATGTATGTTTTTAGCTATAGGTATTACCAGAAGATTTAAGAATattgagaaaaataatagttcttttataatacaagaaaattatttatatgaatttaatcctacttacttaaaaaaaaaaaaattattttattcctcCCAAAATAAACCTATTATCGCTTTAGATTTTGCTCCTCTAAACAGCAAGAAAAATGAGATACTTAGCAATTATCAAAAGTCAACAATACTAGTTTCGTTGAACTCTAAATTTCAGATCtctactttttattttaataattaccCTTATTTTATGCAACTAAGGTGa